In Deltaproteobacteria bacterium IMCC39524, the genomic stretch CTTGTTAATTATCTTTGCGCCTTTGCGTTAATTCTTTTATTTGTTTGGTTAGCTTCTCAAAAATCCTGTCAGTGGGCTGCTTGCTTCGGCTTTGTCCTGCTGCTTGCCAAGCCCGGCAAGGTAGGCTTCGCGACCGGCTTCGACACCTTTTTTGAAGGCGGCGCCCATGGCCCCCGGGTCTCTAGCGACAGCCAGAGCGGTGTTGACCAGCACTGCGTCGGCTCCCATCTCCATCGCCTCTGCGGCGTGAGAGGGCGCTCCGAGTCCGGCATCAACCACAACCGGTACTATCGCCTGTTCTATGATGATGGCGATATTGTCGCGTGTACGAAGGCCCTTGTTGGTGCCGATCGGAGCGCCGAGAGGCATCACCGTCGCGGTGCCAACCTCCTGCATGTGCTTGGCGAGTACCGGATCAGCGTTGATGTAGGGCAGGACGATAAAGCCTTCTTTGACCAGAACTTCTGCGGCTTTCAATGTTTCGATCGGGTCGGGCAGCAGGTAGTAAGGGTCGGGAGTTACCTCCAGTTTGATCCAGGGTTCACAGCCCGCTGCGCGGGCGATGCGAGCAAGGCGGATCGCTTCTTCAGCGTTACGGGCGCCGCTGGTGTTTGGCAGCAACAGGTAACGCTTGAGGTCGATGTGGTTGAGCAGGCTGTCCTGTGGGTTGTCGACGTCGACCCGCCGTAGCGCAACGGTGACAATCTCACTGCCGGAACCTTCCATTGCAGCCACCATCGCCTCGTTGGATGCAAATTTTCCGGTTCCGACCATCAGGCGTGAGTTGAAGGAACGCCCGGCAATAATCAATTCGTCCATATTAACCTCGAGAAGAAGGGAACGCGGTACGCGGTATGTGGTACGCGAAAAGCTTTTGACTCTCCCCGAACCTCGTCCCAGTTTTTAACCACCCCCGACGAAGTGGATGACTTCCAGAGTGTCGCCATTGTTTAAAAGCGTCTCTGCCAGTCGCTGGCGCGGGATGATGTTTTTGTTGTGCTCGACGACTAGCTGCATACAATCAAGCTGCATTTGATCCAACAACTCCTGAATGCAGATGCCGTCCTGAATCTCACGGGCTTTGCCGTTGACGATGATATCCATCTAAAGCTTTCCTTCTTTGTCCGGAGGTTCGCCCAACAGAAGGCGTAGCACCGCATTCGCTTGATGATGAGCAGCCACTCCGACGCGGGGAGCCATAAGCCCGGTACCCGGTGCGGCTGCGGTGGTGGCATCGCCACAAAGGTAAAGATTTTTGGCGACTTGTTGGGTCCGAACGGTATTCGCCGGGCCATAGCCTGCCATGCCGGAGCCGGTCACCATTGGCCTGTCCGGGAACCTTGCTGCAAAGTTTTCGATCAGCATAACTTTCTGGCCCGCGAGGTCAAAGGCTTCCACCAGGACCTGGGCATGACCAAAGACTTCTGGAATGTTCTCCGGAGTCAAGCGCAGGTGGCAGGCGGTGACGCGGACGTGCGGGTTGATACGTGCCAGTGTGTCGCGAAGGGCATAGACTTTTGGCAGCCCGATTTGGTCAATAAAGTATTGCTGCCGATTCAGGTTGGAAGGCTCGACGAGATCGAAGTCGGCAATAATCAGATGGCCTATGCCGGTCCTGGCCAGTGCTATCGCTATGGCAGAGCCAAGGCCACCGACACCGGCAATGCCGATGGTTGCACCTTTGACCGTTGCATGGACGCCCGGGGTGTGGCGAGCTGTCATCAGGGCATCAAATTCTTCAGCCCCGGGAGCCTCTCCACGTTTTATCAGAACCACCTGGTCGCCGTTGCTCAGTACGGCCTCTGACGAGGCAGGAAAACCATTGACAATCAACAGATCGGCGTCTGACTTGATACGGTCTCTGACCGAACCGAGCGATGCGTTTTCTGCAAAAGAGTGGTCCTGTTCGTTGACTTTGATCTGCATAATCGATCTCAAAAGCAGGGGCTTGAAACAGCAAGAGCCGCACATGGCGGCCCTTTTCGAGGAAACCCCGAAAATTGCGCCGCTTCCCTACGCCGGTATAACCCGGATCAGGTTCGAGGGGTCGTCCATAGTACAGACTCTCAGTAGAAGCTACTCCCCCAGGGCGTGAAACATTCTTTAATTGTTGAAGTTGAAGATTATCAGTCTCCTTCACACCCAGTCAACTGCAAACCTGCCTTTTCGGTTGTCATGATGCTATGGTTCAACTAGGATGGAAACCTGGTTGGGTCTATTGGCCTATGACTGGAGTGTAGTGGTCAGGTAAATTTGAGTTGAAAGCAAAACTTTTATCTGCGATCGAAATTGTTTTTCTCGTGTGTTTTTTATGTGGAAAGGATCTAGCGGATGAGTATCTCGAACCGCTTTCGTGATATAGCAAAAGACGTTAACGATTTTTGGGTGAAGCTCAAAGGTTGTGATGTGAACGCTGAACAACCCTCACGGGTTGTCAAGAAGGCCAACAAGGGTTTGCAGGAATGGGTCGAGCAGGTCGGAGAAGTCCCCCGAATGAAACTTGAATTTCAACTGACACCGGTTCTTATGAAAGCCCACGACACTCTGGATGGTGCTCGATTAATCTTCGAAGAGCGTGGTTTTGACGAGTATGCAAAGACAACCTGGGATTTGCAGCAGAAAATCTATCGTCTGCTGAACGATCTTTAGTTCCCCCGCTTTTCTCAACCTTCCCGAAATTTGAGTTGAACCCCTTTTAGAAAATTGCGCAGAATCTGATCCTTGCACTCACGGTAGTGCTTGTGGTCAGGTCTGCGGAAGAACGCACTCAGTTCGTGCTTGCCAATATGGAAACCGGCCAGGGCGAGGAGTTCAATAATCTCTTCAGCTTTCAGGTTCAGGGCGATTTTCAGCTTGGTAAAAATGATATTGTTGTTCAGTCTTGTCTCCGGTTTAGGTTGAGCCCCTTCTCTTTTCCCTCGTCTTTTGTTTATGAAGCCATTCAGGAAGATGGCCATCCTGGTGTCG encodes the following:
- the thiF gene encoding sulfur carrier protein ThiS adenylyltransferase ThiF encodes the protein MQIKVNEQDHSFAENASLGSVRDRIKSDADLLIVNGFPASSEAVLSNGDQVVLIKRGEAPGAEEFDALMTARHTPGVHATVKGATIGIAGVGGLGSAIAIALARTGIGHLIIADFDLVEPSNLNRQQYFIDQIGLPKVYALRDTLARINPHVRVTACHLRLTPENIPEVFGHAQVLVEAFDLAGQKVMLIENFAARFPDRPMVTGSGMAGYGPANTVRTQQVAKNLYLCGDATTAAAPGTGLMAPRVGVAAHHQANAVLRLLLGEPPDKEGKL
- a CDS encoding thiazole synthase, which encodes MDELIIAGRSFNSRLMVGTGKFASNEAMVAAMEGSGSEIVTVALRRVDVDNPQDSLLNHIDLKRYLLLPNTSGARNAEEAIRLARIARAAGCEPWIKLEVTPDPYYLLPDPIETLKAAEVLVKEGFIVLPYINADPVLAKHMQEVGTATVMPLGAPIGTNKGLRTRDNIAIIIEQAIVPVVVDAGLGAPSHAAEAMEMGADAVLVNTALAVARDPGAMGAAFKKGVEAGREAYLAGLGKQQDKAEASSPLTGFLRS
- the thiS gene encoding sulfur carrier protein ThiS, with product MDIIVNGKAREIQDGICIQELLDQMQLDCMQLVVEHNKNIIPRQRLAETLLNNGDTLEVIHFVGGG
- a CDS encoding DUF1456 family protein, which encodes MTNNDILRRIRYTFDLSDSQMIAIFSQADHEVTREEISDWLKKDDDPAFKECSDTRMAIFLNGFINKRRGKREGAQPKPETRLNNNIIFTKLKIALNLKAEEIIELLALAGFHIGKHELSAFFRRPDHKHYRECKDQILRNFLKGVQLKFREG